One Sediminibacillus dalangtanensis genomic region harbors:
- a CDS encoding PTS sugar transporter subunit IIB codes for MKHILLACSAGMSTSLLVSKMKEAAEAKGIEAEIWAVAQDKAPKEMERADVLLIGPQMRFMKKKFSKTADEVGIPLDVIDPMSYGRVDGEAVLNKALELMGE; via the coding sequence ATGAAACATATATTACTCGCATGTTCAGCAGGAATGTCCACTAGCTTATTAGTTTCGAAGATGAAAGAGGCAGCAGAGGCAAAAGGCATTGAAGCTGAAATTTGGGCTGTTGCACAGGATAAAGCACCGAAAGAAATGGAGCGTGCCGATGTACTGTTGATCGGACCGCAAATGCGCTTTATGAAAAAGAAATTTTCCAAAACAGCCGATGAGGTAGGTATCCCACTGGACGTTATTGATCCGATGTCTTACGGCAGAGTCGATGGAGAAGCCGTTTTGAATAAAGCATTAGAACTAATGGGTGAATGA
- a CDS encoding type 1 glutamine amidotransferase family protein, with translation MTKKVFLYVFNTMSDWEYGYLIAELNSGRYLKKDLAPLKVITVGANKEIITTMGGLSIKPDISLDECTLESTDLIILPGGNTWREDIHQPILRKIGEALKLGTIVAAICGATEGLANVGYLDSRKHTSNDLEYIKMVCPNYKGEKFYEMEPVVSGENLVTASGVAPLEFAMEVIKKLDVFAPDTLHSWYNLNKNHKPEYFFQLMDSISR, from the coding sequence ATGACAAAAAAAGTTTTTCTTTATGTATTTAATACAATGTCGGACTGGGAATATGGATATTTAATTGCTGAACTAAACTCAGGAAGATATTTAAAAAAAGATTTAGCACCTTTAAAAGTAATTACAGTAGGAGCTAATAAAGAAATTATTACTACAATGGGAGGACTGAGCATAAAACCAGATATTTCCCTTGATGAGTGTACTCTTGAGAGTACGGATCTTATAATTTTACCTGGAGGGAATACTTGGAGAGAAGATATTCATCAACCTATTTTGAGAAAAATTGGCGAGGCTTTAAAGCTTGGCACTATTGTTGCTGCAATTTGTGGTGCAACTGAGGGACTAGCGAATGTTGGATACCTTGATTCTAGAAAGCATACAAGCAATGACTTAGAGTATATTAAAATGGTCTGTCCTAATTATAAAGGAGAAAAATTTTATGAGATGGAACCTGTAGTATCTGGCGAGAATTTGGTTACTGCATCAGGAGTAGCTCCTCTGGAATTTGCGATGGAAGTAATAAAAAAATTAGATGTATTTGCACCAGATACATTGCATTCATGGTATAACCTAAATAAGAATCATAAACCCGAATATTTTTTCCAGTTAATGGACTCAATAAGTAGATGA
- a CDS encoding helix-turn-helix transcriptional regulator: MAKIDNVLAILWMLSSGEKITAKQISEKLEMNIRTVYRYIDTLSISGVPIISDAGHNGGYNLLNNFIEAPLFFDFEEQTSLFHAAIFAEEAGYYGGEALNRAISKLKKYSNQEQETKINQHLTSLEVISRLSSLAIEPFLKELEQAVADGYSVKVLYHKNAEGESKYRLVDPYRIIYWNNKWYVIGFCHLRNDIRSFRVDRMESLMLTENKFNRPENFSARDFFMKNLVPTIEDKEGIISLVINGDKGALSDICQHWFLGNYLQEWTSNQAVFLLEKDMIHTFVPYLLLPYGKSIRVIEPISLKKRMIEVLSELIKFHQI; this comes from the coding sequence GTGGCTAAAATTGACAATGTACTAGCAATTTTATGGATGCTTAGTTCAGGTGAAAAAATTACTGCAAAACAAATTTCAGAAAAGTTAGAGATGAATATAAGAACTGTATATCGTTATATTGATACACTTTCAATAAGTGGTGTACCTATAATTTCAGACGCAGGACATAACGGTGGATACAATTTATTGAACAATTTTATTGAAGCTCCTCTTTTTTTTGATTTTGAGGAGCAAACCTCGCTATTTCACGCTGCTATTTTTGCAGAAGAAGCCGGGTATTATGGAGGTGAAGCACTAAACAGGGCTATTTCAAAGCTAAAAAAATATTCGAATCAAGAGCAGGAAACAAAGATAAATCAACATTTAACTAGTCTTGAAGTAATAAGTCGATTAAGTTCCCTCGCTATTGAACCTTTTTTGAAGGAGTTGGAGCAGGCCGTAGCTGACGGATACTCTGTAAAAGTTCTATACCATAAAAATGCTGAAGGGGAATCAAAGTATAGATTGGTGGATCCGTACAGAATTATTTATTGGAATAATAAGTGGTATGTGATTGGATTTTGTCATCTTAGGAATGATATCCGTAGTTTTAGAGTAGATCGAATGGAAAGTCTAATGTTAACCGAAAATAAGTTTAACCGACCAGAAAATTTTTCAGCGCGTGACTTTTTTATGAAAAACCTTGTTCCAACTATAGAAGATAAGGAAGGGATTATTTCTTTGGTTATTAATGGAGATAAAGGGGCATTGAGTGATATTTGCCAACATTGGTTTTTAGGAAATTATTTACAAGAGTGGACTTCAAATCAAGCAGTATTTCTTCTTGAGAAAGATATGATACATACATTTGTGCCTTATTTACTTTTACCGTACGGTAAATCTATTCGAGTTATTGAGCCAATCAGTCTTAAGAAAAGAATGATTGAAGTTTTGTCGGAATTAATAAAATTTCATCAAATTTGA
- a CDS encoding NAD(P)/FAD-dependent oxidoreductase, whose amino-acid sequence MVYDCIIIGGGIAGLQAAIQLGRYRDNVLVIDAADGRSSLCRCYHNILGWPEGISGATLRRTGRRQAEELGVNFIEETVEQVNKQDKLFSVATSNSNHETKAILIATGIKDHLPELEQLPPCLGISVYICPDCDGYEVLDKKVVVIGSGNAGAGMALALTNWTSQIQLINHGLQPIEEEMQSKLDSQGIKPIDQSIVELKADGDQIRGVKLEDGSNLETNHAFVAMGGNEVRSQLAEQLGVELYKNKHILVDPRTKMTNVENVFAAGDIVAHSEQVTIAMGDGMQAAIWIHKKIKQQQ is encoded by the coding sequence TTGGTCTACGACTGTATCATTATCGGCGGCGGAATCGCCGGACTGCAGGCGGCTATTCAGTTGGGCCGTTACCGTGACAATGTTCTGGTTATCGATGCCGCAGACGGCAGGTCAAGTCTTTGCCGCTGCTACCATAATATTCTTGGCTGGCCAGAAGGGATAAGTGGGGCCACCTTGCGCCGTACCGGTCGGCGACAGGCTGAAGAGCTCGGAGTAAATTTTATTGAAGAAACCGTAGAGCAGGTCAACAAGCAGGACAAGTTATTTTCTGTTGCTACTAGTAACAGTAATCACGAAACAAAGGCGATTTTGATTGCAACGGGGATTAAGGATCATTTGCCGGAACTTGAACAATTGCCGCCTTGTCTCGGTATTAGCGTTTATATTTGCCCTGATTGCGACGGGTATGAAGTTCTGGATAAAAAGGTGGTTGTCATTGGCTCCGGTAATGCGGGGGCAGGAATGGCGCTTGCATTGACCAATTGGACCAGCCAAATCCAGTTGATCAACCATGGACTACAGCCGATTGAAGAGGAGATGCAAAGCAAACTTGATTCCCAAGGTATTAAACCGATTGACCAATCAATTGTTGAATTGAAGGCCGATGGGGATCAAATCAGAGGCGTGAAGCTTGAGGACGGCAGCAATTTGGAAACGAATCATGCCTTTGTAGCAATGGGCGGAAATGAAGTACGATCCCAGCTCGCCGAGCAGCTGGGCGTCGAATTATATAAAAACAAGCACATTCTTGTAGACCCCAGAACCAAGATGACGAATGTCGAAAACGTCTTTGCTGCCGGAGATATCGTCGCCCACTCGGAACAAGTGACCATCGCCATGGGTGACGGCATGCAGGCGGCCATTTGGATTCATAAAAAAATAAAGCAACAGCAGTGA
- a CDS encoding AEC family transporter produces the protein MEFFGVLIPIFGVFALGFIGQKVWKFELKPISTIAIYLMSPFLAFRTFYQNEITLDYVYLSIYLVVLCAVSIVVCYLLAWINRWDKNTTSGFILASAFMNNGNYGAPLILLIFGEEGFHYAVILMVLQQLIMCTAGIYYAAKGSEQGGQSFSPLKEVVKVPIVYGAILGLLLNGLQIGIGDQVMSAVSMVADATIPTVMIVLGMQLASISLRQLEYGKLGASLSIKLLLAPVIAYAIASFLPVGDMVKAIMILTAATPTAANTTIYALQFQTKPGFVSSATLLSTLLSIITIPLLMFLVL, from the coding sequence GTGGAATTCTTTGGAGTCCTTATCCCGATTTTTGGAGTATTTGCACTTGGCTTTATCGGACAGAAAGTGTGGAAATTCGAATTAAAGCCTATCTCGACCATCGCGATTTATCTAATGTCGCCCTTTTTGGCTTTCCGGACGTTTTACCAGAATGAAATAACGTTGGACTATGTTTATTTGAGCATTTATTTAGTCGTCTTATGTGCGGTATCCATTGTGGTTTGCTATCTTCTTGCCTGGATTAATCGCTGGGATAAAAATACGACCAGCGGCTTTATCCTTGCTTCTGCATTTATGAATAACGGTAATTACGGAGCACCGTTGATACTGCTTATTTTCGGGGAGGAGGGTTTTCATTACGCGGTAATCCTGATGGTGTTGCAACAGTTAATCATGTGTACAGCGGGTATTTATTATGCTGCCAAAGGCAGTGAACAGGGCGGGCAGTCGTTTTCTCCCTTGAAGGAAGTGGTCAAGGTACCAATCGTCTATGGCGCGATATTGGGGTTGCTGTTGAATGGACTGCAAATCGGAATCGGAGATCAAGTGATGTCTGCAGTCAGCATGGTGGCTGATGCGACCATTCCTACCGTCATGATTGTTTTGGGCATGCAGCTCGCCAGTATTTCGTTGAGACAATTGGAATATGGAAAGTTGGGGGCTTCACTGTCGATCAAACTGCTTCTTGCTCCAGTTATTGCGTATGCAATTGCTTCCTTTTTGCCGGTCGGCGATATGGTCAAAGCGATTATGATATTGACGGCAGCAACTCCGACAGCAGCAAATACCACGATATATGCCCTGCAATTTCAGACAAAACCGGGATTCGTATCAAGCGCTACGTTGCTTAGTACATTACTGAGTATCATCACGATTCCGTTGTTGATGTTTCTTGTTCTTTAA
- the ytxJ gene encoding bacillithiol system redox-active protein YtxJ gives MNSPILVFKHSTSCMISARAFKHVKAFFQTSGEDKLDCYMVKVIESRRLSHQIANDTNIPHKSPQIFLIDKQQIVEHLTLENNRRPYQGSG, from the coding sequence ATGAATTCACCAATATTAGTCTTTAAACATAGTACTTCTTGTATGATTAGTGCAAGAGCCTTCAAGCATGTAAAGGCCTTTTTTCAAACATCTGGTGAAGATAAACTAGATTGCTATATGGTAAAGGTTATCGAAAGCAGAAGATTATCACATCAGATTGCAAATGATACAAACATTCCTCATAAGTCACCTCAAATTTTTCTCATAGATAAACAACAAATTGTGGAACACCTCACATTGGAAAATAACAGAAGACCGTACCAGGGAAGCGGTTAG
- the celB gene encoding PTS cellobiose transporter subunit IIC, producing MNKFMEVLENILMPIADKLNNNRYLTALRNGFMVALPFIIFGSIFVVIANFPFLDQWISESAYEAYQAALGPASASTLSIMGLFVIIGIGYKLTEHYGGESIYGGAVALASFLILTPQVIDFETANETIEQVGGVIPTASLGAEGMFLGIFTAFFAAELYRFFVEKDWTIKMPAGVPDAVSRSFSALIPITLTLSIFLIVRIIFSYTPFDTVQNFIYTLIQEPLTALGSGLPATLIAVLLIQLFWFFGLHGQIIVNSVFDPIWYALNNQNLEAFNAGQELPNIVTKQFIDTFIVGIGGSGMTLAVIIGIFLIGRSRQLKELGKLGAPAGIFNVNEPVIFGLPIIMNPLVIIPWLIAPVIVTFITYFAMASGMVPYPNGVIVPWTTPTVLSGFLATGNSWQGGALQLVNIAVVFVIWWPFLKIMDKQYYENENSAEDQRNETVNM from the coding sequence GTGAACAAATTCATGGAGGTTTTAGAAAATATTCTAATGCCGATAGCGGATAAACTAAATAACAACCGCTATTTGACGGCATTGCGCAACGGCTTTATGGTTGCATTGCCTTTCATCATCTTTGGTTCCATTTTTGTCGTTATTGCCAATTTTCCTTTCCTTGATCAGTGGATCAGTGAAAGCGCCTATGAAGCATACCAGGCTGCCTTAGGACCTGCATCTGCTTCCACCCTGAGTATTATGGGATTGTTCGTTATTATTGGTATTGGTTATAAGTTGACGGAACATTATGGAGGCGAATCGATTTATGGCGGTGCCGTTGCTCTGGCTTCATTTTTAATTCTTACGCCGCAGGTGATCGATTTCGAAACGGCAAATGAAACCATTGAGCAGGTAGGCGGTGTCATTCCGACTGCAAGCTTGGGAGCAGAAGGGATGTTCCTTGGTATTTTTACCGCTTTCTTTGCTGCTGAACTGTACCGTTTCTTTGTAGAAAAAGATTGGACAATCAAAATGCCGGCAGGTGTTCCGGACGCTGTTTCACGTTCATTCAGCGCATTGATTCCGATCACCCTGACATTATCTATATTTCTGATTGTCCGAATTATTTTCAGCTACACACCATTTGATACCGTACAAAACTTCATCTATACCTTGATTCAAGAGCCGCTTACAGCACTTGGAAGCGGACTGCCGGCCACGCTGATTGCGGTCTTGTTGATTCAATTGTTCTGGTTCTTCGGGCTGCACGGCCAGATTATCGTCAACTCTGTGTTTGATCCAATCTGGTACGCTTTGAACAACCAAAACCTGGAAGCTTTCAATGCTGGACAGGAACTTCCCAACATTGTCACCAAGCAGTTCATCGATACCTTCATTGTCGGTATCGGTGGCTCCGGAATGACGTTGGCAGTTATCATCGGTATCTTCCTGATCGGGCGAAGTCGTCAATTGAAAGAATTGGGTAAATTGGGAGCACCGGCAGGAATATTTAACGTAAACGAACCGGTGATATTCGGTCTTCCGATCATCATGAATCCGTTGGTCATCATCCCTTGGTTGATCGCGCCTGTTATCGTTACGTTCATCACTTATTTTGCGATGGCTTCTGGTATGGTTCCTTATCCGAATGGTGTCATCGTGCCTTGGACAACGCCAACCGTGCTGAGCGGATTCTTGGCGACAGGCAACAGCTGGCAGGGCGGGGCTTTGCAATTGGTCAACATCGCTGTGGTGTTTGTCATCTGGTGGCCGTTCCTGAAAATCATGGATAAACAATATTATGAAAATGAAAATTCTGCGGAAGATCAGCGGAATGAAACGGTAAATATGTAA